TTGGGTGGTAAAATCTTTActcacttgtttttgttttgttttgtttctttgttttttggtactagggattgaattcagggacactttaccattgaattacatccctagtccttttttatttttagacagcgccacactaagttgctgaggctagctttgaacttttgatcctcctgcctcagcctcctgagtacgtGGGATTACTGGAATGCACCACCATAccgactttttttttaaattctataatgTACACATACTATTTatggaatgataaaaaaaaattccaaataaaactgGCTAGCAAGGAAACTGACATAACAGATAgcaataataatgaataataagtGTGATTTGGAAGAAGGGACCTCCTACATGGGTAGATACACTTACTACACACCACATACTTTATGGCTCCCAGAAAGGTGGAATTAGCTGACAAATGCTGAAACATGATGGTCAAAGAGAGAAAACGATTGGCCTGTCCCCCATGTAACAATCCAAGTTGATGAGATTGAGAAGAACTTGTCAAAAAAAATGCATGTGCCAGGGGATTGGGTTGTAGttccagtggtagagcatgtgctgaCATGcccaatgccctgggttcaaatcctagcaccaagaaggaaaacaaaaatgcttGTGCTAGACTCAGAGTAGATGGCTGCagctgagggaaaaaaatagggCGATGCCCCAATTCCAGATTTGAGGCAGGAAAAACTGGGATTGCACACTCTTCCTTGTCCCTTACCCTGGCTGGAACAGCTGAGCTCTCCTTTTCCCGCAAGATCTCCCGGTAGCTGAAGGAGGAGATGCTACTGCTGTCTCCTGTCTGGGTGCGGCTTGGTGAGTTCATCTCAGAAAGAACCAGCTCCTCAAGGCCTGGAAAGTGGAGGGAAGAGAAACTGAGCCCATCCCCCTGGGTCCCAGGGCACCAACTGGCAGGAGGAGGCAGAAAATAGATTTGACAGAGATGGAAGGAGGCAAAGAGACACACTAGGGCATGGGAAAGTCAGAAGCAGACAGGacagggaaagacagtggaaaaaaaaaaaaaaacagctgtctTAGTTGGCAAATACACACAATAAAAGAGAGCCAAGGTGAAAGAGGCCAGGAGAAATAGGGGATACCTGGGCCTCAAGTAGCATTAGCACTCAGAGTTGGGcatgaagaaaggaaaacagaaccCTGGAGAGGGCATAGGGCACACTCACACAGAGAAAACCCTAGAGGGACAGGAAGctagagcagatgatggagacgaTCAGAGACCCTGGCAAAAGACATGGAGCAGAGAAAAATGATGGAGAAGCCAGGCTTGATGGCAtgcatctataatcccagtgactcagaagggtaaggcagaaggatcacaagtttgaaaccagcatcaccaattcagcaagaccctcaacaatttagtgagaaactgtatcaatataaaaaataaaaagggctggcaatgtagctcagtggtaaaagcacctctgtgtccaaTCCCCAGactgttaagaaaaagaaaataatggagaCAGACTCATAGCCATGCACCAGATCTCAGTTCCATTTAATGGACAAGATGGAGGTATGGTATACCATTCTAATCTGTTCTGTGCCACTTAATTTGtaacaaaacagaaacagaaacaaaattccTGTTATAAAGAGGTGACTTCAGGAAACTGAGTACCTCACAGAGAAATTGATTTGAAATGAGATAACATTCATTTTGCCATGTACTTAAAACATGGGCATTGAATTTGTGCCACTGCTCTTGTTGCTGTTTCTCAGTGTCAGGAAGGGTATGTTAATAGCACACCCCAAGGGCTCTCTAGCATGGGTGGGGTGCTGAGTGAGGTTCCACAAGTACCCTGAGTGGGAGAACAAGAGAGCGAGTTTTCTCTGAGGCTATGGTTTGAGAGATGCAACAGAGTCATCACTGCATCTTACTTATTTCAATGTATTTATAGGCCACCCCCATCCAAAAAAGGCAAATACAAACCTAATTTTTATGTCTGTCTTTGCCTTAAGTGGCAGAAATAACATGAATTGGATATAATAAAACAGTACAATGTTGCCGCTTGCATGGATATCTGTCTCCCTAGCTCCACTGGGAGTTCCTAGAGGGGAGCAAATCAGGGGGCTTTATTTCAGGAACCCTGGACTTGACTGTGGGAATTTATAGAAGGAAAGAATGGATACAACAGATTTAGAAACACTGAGTGAGATATAGGAGTGTGTACATGGGGGTAGTGGGAATGCAGACAGAGAGAGGAGATAGagaaagaataagataaatggacagaaagaataaaaagtggGGAACAGAAAAGGAGAGATGTAGAGAAAGAAGGCAGGGAGATAAAGGCAATCTAAGAGGAAAGGGAACAAATGGAACACAGAAACATGGAGATacaacagagaaaacaaaaagggagagagaaagaaagaaagaaacagaagaaaacaggtAAGAGTTCAAGAGGGACAGAAGAAGCCAGAGAGAGGATCAACGGAGGTGCAAGAAGGCCCCGGGACCCATATGCCCAGGCCCTGGCTACCCTGCACCGTAGCCTTCTCTTCCTGTCCTGGTGCCTCACCAGAGCGGCTCTTGCTATTGGTGAGGATGTCCTGCAGCCGCTCCTGCAGCTTGTCGGCCCGTTTTCGCTCCAGGTGCAACTGCCGCTTGAGGTCTTTCAGCTGTGCAGGGACGGGGGAAGATGAGGGTTGAGGGCCAGGGGGCCCATAGGGAAAGGAAGGGCATACATGCCAGGAAAGGGCTGTACGAGGGCACCTCCCCATTTTACCGCAGCACTGCCCTTCTTCTCCAAGATCCGCTGCCCATCCACTGTATCCTTCACCTCCTGTCAGGTAAAGGCAGCATGGCTGACAGATGCCAAAACAGCTGCCTGCAGCACACCCCCTCTTTACCCAAGGGTGTGTCTGGGGCCATAGAGGGACCATTGACCTGCTTCAGGTTGCTAATAGTCTTCAAGTGGCCATCTCGCTCCTCCTGGGCCTGCTGGAGCTGATCGCGTAGACCCTGTAGCTCCTCCTCCTTGCCCTGCAAAGCAGAGAGTAGCTCAGGCTGCAGATTGGGAAGCCTCTGTACTCCCTTGAGGGCCCTTCAGTACCCGGAAAGAGGAACATCATCAAAGGAGAAGCACCTTCAACTCAGCAGTATGCTGCTCCTGGCACTGCTTTAGGGCTTCCTcttgctcctgctgctgctgctgtaaAGATTCCTACAAGACAAGTCCTGGGTCTGGCCACAGTCCCCCAGAAGACATTATGCCCAGTTTAAGGGTATACTGCAGTGGGGCCCTTCAGGCATGCAGAAAAGAACTTCTCAGCAGGAAAACACCACATGCCCTTAGGCAGAAGTGTTACATTTAAGCCTGTGCCATTCATATAACTCTAGATTtgcatttacattttcttttatttaacaacACATAACATAACACTTACTACATGCCAGGAATATTCAAAGggttttacatatattaactcatCTTCCCTAATCCTCCCATAATCCCTAGACAGTaggctttatatttatttatttatttatgctgggAGTTGAACGAAGTCCTCACGCACCctaagcaaatactctaccactgaactacacccccagaccCTATTGTTATCCCTTTTCTACCAAATATGAAAACAGGTCACAGAGAGGTCAGATgacttgcccaaggacacacagctaGCAAATGGCCCagccagaattcaaacccaggcaaACTGGCTCTGGTCTGTGCTCTTCACTGCTGCTTGACATTTCCTCTTATGTATTGTCCTGAGTTTTCCAGAAAATGGCAATAAAAGCTCCTGTTCAAATCAAATCAGTATATAACAACAATTTCCTGATAGAAGTAAAATTCCAGGAAGAGCAGGTGCCTTTTCAAATCTGCACAAAGGCGGGGTGGCATTTCACACCTAACATTTTGCCCTGTCTGTTGGCCATTCCTTGGTCTACTCTAGAAGGCTGCTATTGAGCCAGCAGGACTGTGGCTATAGACACAAGTCCAGGACGACTCAGAAAGTTCTAGGTCCTGACCACTTCTGCACCCTGGTTTGGCCTGGGTGCCCCATAAGCAGCCTCTATGTCTCACTGGGCACCACCAACTCACCTCAGCTTCCTTCAAGCGCCGTTCAAACCAGCCCTTGGCTCCATCCATGGAGTGTACCTGAGCCTGAAGTTCTTCCACTGTCTGCTGGAGATTCTCCAACTCCCGTGTTCGGGCCTGGAAGGGGCATCCAGGGAAAGGTAGGCTGAGGACCAggcacctcacacatgccattCATTGGCTCATCAACAATACTGTGGTACCCAAGGTTTGGAGGAGGAAGGGCATTGTAATTTACCCACCCACCTTCTCCTCCCGGATCTGCCCACGGAGCTCCTCCTCCTGCCGCTTTTTGTCTTCATGCAACTCTCGGAGCTCACGCTCGTAGCGGGCACGCACCCCCAGCACCTCCTTTTCATGCCTTAGTCGGACTGCTCCCAGCTCTTCCTTGTGCTGAGACTTCTCCTGCAGTGTCTCCATTGCTAGTTCATCCAGCATTGCCTTACGCTTCTCAGcactctgggggggggggtcagaaGGATGGGCCAGAAGGATGGCAATCAACCTCCTTCCCTAATACTGGAAAAGGGCCACCACCCTGTCCCCATGACCAAGGAATTAGCCAGACACCCCTCTCTCAGTCTAATCAATTTGGCTGAGTCACTCTCCCATCCTCAGAAAATGGGTCATTTTCTTCTCCCCCTCATTCCCATGGATTTGAACATATTACATCCTCCAATTTCCTTGGACTGAGCCAGTCCCTCCACCTCTCTCCATGGTGCCCTACCTTCCTAGCCTCCTGGAGTTCCTGGATCAACTGCTCCTTCTCCTGCCCTATTTCTTGAAGTTGTTCCAGAAGGCGACTATTGGCCCGTAATGACTCCTAATGCAGGAACAAAGGGGATGAGTTTGATGAAGAGCTAGTAGGTGCTGGTTACCTGGGATGCTTCTGGTAGACCATCTCCCTTTCCATTGGTCAAGTGAGTGTTATAATCTCAACCTCTACACAGCTAGTTGCTCCCCAATATTCATTCTCCCATACATTCCTAGCAACAGAGTTTGTGGTTGGGTACATGATGGTCTAGCAAGCATTACCCCTCTTCCTTCAAAGTTAGGTGTatccatgtgatttttttcttactttattttatgagacagggtattgccatgttgcccaagctgacctcaaactcctgggctcaagggatcctcctgcctcagcctcccaagtagctggactACAGGCTGGTGCCACTACTCTCAACTCATGTGATTACTTTTTATGTTATGAAATTGGTTGATGTAACTTAGGTTAtgctttttttggtactggggattgagatcagggcctggcacatactaGACAAACATTAAGCTAcattccctagccctttttatcttattttaagacaggatctcactaagtttccctgGCTGACTTCaagcttgggatcctcctgcctcagcctctcaagtagctgttATTagaggtgtgcgccaccatgcctggcaggtaGTGCTCTTAAAGGAAAGGGGAATACTATTCCCTGCcctatttccttcttccttcaagATGGAATGCAAAAATGATGGTGGAAGAGCTTGAGCAACCACCCTAAATGCAAGATAAAAGTcttgtgttgaaggtgggagaagagCAATAGAAAAAGAATGAGGGTCACTGATGATTGCAGAGCCATCACTCATCCTTAAACATCCTACTTGGAGTTTTACATGAAAGAGATTTAAACTTCTCTCTTATTTAATTTACTATTATTCTAGTTTCTATCCAAAAATGTAAAATCTAAACCTTTTTGAGTACCAACATGAGACCAGagtagaaaattccacatctGACCTCTTGTGATAGGTCACAGTCAAACACAggtgtggggctgaggttgtgactcagtgatagagcactcgcctagcactgggttcgatcctcagcaccacataaaaataaataaataaatgaacaaacaaataaataaaggtattgtgtccatctacaatttaaaaaaaatttaaaaagtttattaaaaaatagaaaaacacaggtataagccaggcacagtagtacacacctataatccaagttactcagaaggctgaggcaggaggattacaatttcACGGCCAGACTAGATAACATAGCAAGATCTGTCTCCCCCAAGGGAAAAATACAGGTGTActaaaaatatgatataaaactACTTCCAGGCTATATGCATAAGGTATatacaaaacaaatgaattttgtggTTAGACTTGGGTCCTAGTCCCAATACATCTTGGtaagtatatgcaaatattctaacaTGCCCAAAAtcaaaaatctgaaacatttctaaTCCCAAACAGGTTGGATAAAGGACACATAACCTATACTATGGAATCAGAATGTATATCCTAATGAACTGAAGAGGCCCAGCTTCGGAGAAGCAAAATGATTTGTGCCAGGACATATGGATACTAATAAAGTCAGGCAAACAGCCTGGAATCTAGGTCCTCCTGACTACATAGTCTCCCTACTGCACCTCTTGGGGATTCCACTGAACCAGTACTAGGGGAACTGTAAGACAGAACAGAGCCAGAAGTATCACCTGGAGCTGGGAGTTGAGGTCATCTTTCTGTCCCATGAGATCCTCATACTCAGTTTGCCGCTGCTGTAACTCAGCTGCTAGCCCAGTGGTCTGTTCCCGGAGCATATTCAGTTCTTGTGTCTTTGCTGTTTGGATCTGCAGAAAGTGTGGTGATGGGATATGGAGTGAAGGGGCCCCAGGGACCCAGGCATGAGGCATGGGCCTCTCCGTTCCAGAAAGGCATGAAGAAAagtagaatgagagaaaatttcaaaagaaaaacagtgagGATAATGtataaatgtggtatattcatgcaATGGAGTACTTCATAGTGATAAAAGAACAAACCCAAGCTATATTTGGATAAACCTCATGTATACAAAGGTGCCAGAAAGTAGTCAAAGACAAAGTAAcattgattccatttatataaagtaaGAGCAAATGAAGTGAATCTATGTTGCTAAAGTCAGCATGATGGTTATTTCTGAGGGAGTATTGACTGGAAAGGGTAAAGGGGACCTTCTAGGGTACTGAAAATACACTATTTTTTGATCTGGGAGGTAGCTATGTGGAGACAGAAAAATAGGAAGActgagagatagagagatagaatTCACTGAGTTATACACTTAAGATTATTATATTTCATTCACTTTACTGGAGAGAAACTAGAATGTCAGAGAAGCAAGGATGGATGACTAGAGAGAAGAGGGCTGgagcaaacagaaaacaaaaagagaaacaggtaccagaAAACAGCATGGTATCCAAACACCCTGCCTGGGTATGgaccagaaagaagagaaatgggaGAATGAGGAGGGATCAGCAAGGGCTCTCATGTGTCCTGTACCTGCTCCAGGGCAGCCAGGCTAGTCCTCAAGGCATTGTTCTCAGCCAATAGCCCTTCCACTTGTTCCTGCGCATCTGCACTCTGGATGGACACCTGGCCCCACCCCCACGACAGGTGAGAGCGGGTCCAGAACAGGAAGGCAGGACCTACCCGCAgccaagaaagaaaggaaacagacagacacacaggccaCAGACCAGGACTAGGAGAAGAAAGACCCCCAGGGACCTGCCTACCTGTGTAGCACCCACTCACTCAGGCTGCCAACTCCCTCAACCTCAGATCCCCAAACCCACCCAGTACAACGTACCTGATCTTGTAGGGCCCTCAAAGCTGCTGCATGCTCCAGGCGTTCTCCCTGCCGCTGATCTCTTAACTCTGCCAAGCTCTGTGGGTACCAGGAGGTCAGGGGAGCCCATTCCAGACCTCAGCCACCCCTGAGGTACATATAACCATACAGACTCCCTTTTGAGTAATCAACAGTATATCCCCAGCACTTGTGAGTTTTGGACTACCCATCAAGGATGTCAGGTTCACCAGACTCCAGGTCACAACCTGAAGTGGCCTTAGACACTCTTGTACCCTCTATCCCATCCTTCAAGCATGTCAGATACACCTAAGCTCCTGGTCTTAGCTCTTGGAGGACTCAAACTCCCCTAGCTCCCATCCATAAGATGTCTTACACTAACTCAGATTCCAGC
This sequence is a window from Ictidomys tridecemlineatus isolate mIctTri1 chromosome X, mIctTri1.hap1, whole genome shotgun sequence. Protein-coding genes within it:
- the Gripap1 gene encoding GRIP1-associated protein 1 isoform X5; the encoded protein is MAQALSEEEFQRMQAQLLELRTNNYQLSDELRKNGVELASLRQKVAYLDKEFSKAQKALSKSKKAQLCSQMEQLERENQQLKEGATGTGTIQAGPHVDGELLRLQAENTALQKNVAALQERYGKETVKSSAVSEGQGDPPGGLTPTIMAPMPLAEVELKWEMEKEEKRLLWEQLQGLESSKQAETSRLQEELAKLSEKLKKKQESFCRLQTEKETLFNDSRNKIEELQQRKEADLKAQLARTQKLQQELEAANQSLAELRDQRQGERLEHAAALRALQDQVSIQSADAQEQVEGLLAENNALRTSLAALEQIQTAKTQELNMLREQTTGLAAELQQRQTEYEDLMGQKDDLNSQLQESLRANSRLLEQLQEIGQEKEQLIQELQEARKSAEKRKAMLDELAMETLQEKSQHKEELGAVRLRHEKEVLGVRARYERELRELHEDKKRQEEELRGQIREEKARTRELENLQQTVEELQAQVHSMDGAKGWFERRLKEAEESLQQQQQEQEEALKQCQEQHTAELKGKEEELQGLRDQLQQAQEERDGHLKTISNLKQEVKDTVDGQRILEKKGSAALKDLKRQLHLERKRADKLQERLQDILTNSKSRSGEAPGQEEKATVQGLEELVLSEMNSPSRTQTGDSSSISSFSYREILREKESSAVPARSLSSSPQAQPPRPAELSDEEVAELFQRLAETQQEKWMLEEKVKHLEVSSASMAEDLCRKSAIIETYVMDSRIDVSVAAGHTDRSGLGSVLRDLVKPGDENLREMNKKLQNMLEEQLTKNMHLHKDMEVLSQEIVRLSKECVGSPDPDLEPGESS